The nucleotide sequence ATTTAATAAGATATTACATAGAAAAGACACTTAGAAGTCTGTACTACCTTCCAATGactcgttttttttttaaggctatggATATGTGAGCCTTCTCTTAAAGCCATTCTAACACTGTTTTTATGGTCCTCTGCCACTTCCCTCTAAGAATAGCTACAGACTATAGGAAAGTTCTGGGGGATCTATCGGAAAGCCCCCATCTTTCTCCACCCATAGAAATAAGTACAGACACTACAGATAATGACCCAATGCTGTTATTTTCTCTGTATTGGTTCCCTTAAGAGCTGAGGAATAAACTAAGGATAGGCAGACCTAACCCTGACTCACTGAGAGCTACGTAGACAGAGGCAGGCAGGATgccttgaatatatatattcaagttataaaggaacatatatatatggagtgagtaggaatatatatatatatacatatacatacatatgtatgtaggaatatatatatatatacatatacatacatacatacatacatatgtatatatatgtatgtatgtatacggAGTGAGTAAAGGGAATTTGGTAGGGCAATCTGGTAGGGAATTTGGTAGGGCAATACCTTCCATGTTGGGACACTGAAATCAAGAAAGGAGATCATTAAACCCCAGTCCAAATTTGTAGCAATCTGTAAATATGTTAGTGATTTGGTTGATTATTGTTTGAATCCTCTGGGGGAATGAATATAAGCCACAGGAAGGCAGGACCTCATctactgtgtttatttttgtgtcccaGGGGCCTAATtcagtgctgggcacatagtTGGGGTAcactaaacatttattaaaataaataaataaataaatggatactgCCCTAAAATTAGGTGACATTATTCTCATTTCTCGAGGTAGAAATTGAGCTTCCCAGAGATTAGTTACCTTGTGCAAGGTCCTAGTTCACTAGGACTCAAAATTAGGTCTGATTATAAGGCCAAGATATCTTCTAACACACCATTTTGCTTGTAGATTATGAAAGATGATGCATTAGGATAaaatgaatgtcttctttagCATTAACCATACAGCACTCCTTCTCTACCCGTTCCCTTTCGTGGCTTCCTGGCTCATTCTAAAACGTAGTTTGTCTGCTGACTTTGATGAATCAGAATTTGAGTTGTCTTGCCTTTTAAGTATACTGACCTGATGGAACAGTTCATCCTTGAGGCGTATCTGGAAAGACAAATGCACTAAGAATTTCTtacaaggaatttttttaaattttttttaagcacatgtttttttaaattatttttttattttgttattttagagagagagagagagagtgcaagcaggggagggggcggagtggggggggagagacacagagagagacagagagagacagagagagataatctttaagcaggttccatgctcagcacagagcccagtggggggctcaATGCCATGACCTTGGAATCAtggacctgaacagaaatcaagagttggatgttaagccaactgagccacccaggcgcctcttacaagaaattttttatttggtttggtttttatttaatattatttgaaaaccTATTTTCTAGGGACAAGGTGTCACAGCCATGAATGTCATCAGTTCCTTGGTTGCAGTGGCTGGGATTACTCTAACCATTATCAGCTACAGGTACCAGCACAAGTACTGCCAGATGCCTTCCCTCGAAGGAATATGTGTTATAGGTAGAAACCTGTTCAATGTAAGTGGTCCTACTCCATACGGTGACTGTGTACGATCTTATCTGAGCTATGTTCACGATGCATCAAGTCATTAATTTTGATTCTAATAATGGAAGTCGAGTCAGCATTTGAACAGACTCTTGAGAAGACACTGTGATTCAGGATCTGAACCCTGCTTGTGTGACTTACACACTTGTGACCTTGGCCTAATATTGTAACTTGCCTAAGCCCCAGTTTTCTTTGTgtggaaaatgaagataataagaaTATCTCCCTCATTGGGCTGTTCTGAGGGTTACTTAAattagaacactgcctggcacagtgtAAACAGTCAAATAGGTTTTGGCTATTACTATTAGTACGGACGTAGATTAGATTAAATTTTCCCTTTCTAGAATTAAAGAGGAACAAAATGACCTAAAGAGTTTACTCAActaatactaaaaacaaaatacagtgggAGAAGGTGTTTAAGCCACTTAATATGTATTCTAATAATTTTAGAACATAAACTATTTTACATAAATGTAGCAATGTTACTCACTACAGCAGATGAGATGTATCTTTGCCAGGAAATGCAACTGTAGGtgtaattttcaatatttatctaGTAAGTATTCAGTGACATTATTTTTATGCATGTCAGTGATTCCCAGAGGCCTCTCCCTTTACTTCCCCAAGTACATACTAGGCTTTCATTCTATTTCCGTCAGCCACATCTTGAAGGCTTTGGTCCCAGGATGTTAGTGAGACTTGACCTTTTGGAttgaaatgaaatagaatcatGGGAAATTGTATCCCcaaatgaagaggaaagagaaaagaactacCAGTCACTGCATATGAGAtctttttaatcctcataatCACCTGTAAAAGCGAACCTAAGAACAATCCCATATATTCTGAGGTCAACTCCAGAATTAGACTCAAAAAAACTTACTAAGGAAAGCCAGAACACTACGTATGGAACACAATCCTGTCCTAATTGGGCCaagaatacaatatattataATCCCTTGCTCTTTTTTCCAGTGGACAGGAGACCACTACTGTTCATTATGTTAGTATGAATCAGGGAGAAACCGTGTACCAAAAGGGTTAAATCTCCAGATTTATAAAACTCTGCTGTCTACTTTCAGCTCTGCACAGTTAGGGATTTTGCAGGATTAGCGCCTACATGCAGAATCATGAACAATCCGTTCCAAGACCTCATGTGTATACAACTCCACAATTCCTTAGTGTAATTCAAACATcacaaataagctttaaaacacacacacacacaagccagaACAGTGGGCTCTAGACATCTCCTGAATGGATGTCTTCTGTCTCAAAGACAAATCTACTTGTGTACTACACTGTGGCCGGagtcatcatttaaaaatgcagatctgAGCCCATTACTAAAGGGCTTCTTGTGAAATACAGAATTAAGACCCAAATCTTAAAAGGCTTACAAGACCCTATAACACCTACCTTGCCTACCTTTCCAACATTATTCTGCGTCATTACCCTTCCCACTCCACACTTCTGGCACTTCCCCAAATTCCTTAATGTGTTAAATACCTACTGTCCCAGGACCATAAGACGAGCTTTCCCCTGCTTCCAATGTTCCCCAGCCCAGTGCCTACCCTCTTCCACCTACACAATTAAAATTCCCCCTCATTCTTTAACCTCGGTTTGAATTTCACTTCATTAAGGAGGTCCATCCTGATCCCGCTTCTACCCTTCCCAGGGCTGACCTGTTCAGATCTCCCACTATAGTAGTGCATGGCTCCCAATACTTTTTCATGGCAGGTAATGCAACGTAGTTAAAAATAACTGTCTAATTACTTGTCACTCTTTGCCCCCCTTATTTGATGCAAATCCCACGATGACCAGGAGCAGGTCTATCTTGTTCAACAGCAAATTTACAGTAGGCActtcatatatttcagttttaCCAACAAATGGGGGGAAATCCAGGCTTCTGAATGGGTTATAGGGAAACCAAGAATTAGAGACACAGTCACGCGACCAAGTTAAGTTTGGCCCGGCTGCACCCAGCTCTTTCAGTCTTCACAGTCTAAGCTTTTGGACACCATGTTATTTCATATGCTGCTTCTTCATCTAACTATTACCTTGACGCAGAGTGTGCAAAACAGCAGTCTGTGAGCTGCATCCAGCCTGCAGATAGGCTCTATTTGCTTCCCACAAGTGAAGGAAAAGCTGGAGATTTTCGCATTAAAAATCTGTATATCCAGCTTccttaggaaagaagaaagacctCATGGGGTCCTTGTTCCCACACGGTAACTATTGCTCAGAACTGGGAAATGGACACATTCTAGGAATATCTTTATTCTCTACTGTCTCCCCTTCCATTTCACTTATTTGGGATGGTTGCCTGGCCCCTACAGGCATTAGGGTTTGTTACCTCTGCTTGTCAAAAAGACGTAAGATGAAAATTGTTCAGTCACTGATGGCTGTGGGGGCATCTAAAATATGGGTTTTCCCTTCCTTACTTGGTCATACAATGTAAATAGTCCTCGGCTTTTACCTTTAAAATGATACAGCTTTCATTCCAAATGCCATATATTTATCCTCACTCTTTGCAGGGAATTTTGTCAGTCTTACTGGTCATCAGCATAGTAGAGCTCGGCATCTCTGTGACTATCTCCTCCTTCAGAAGCAAGTGCTGGACAACCTCCGATGAGGTGCGTTGGATATTACTGCAAGAATGGGTTCCTTTGGGGACACTGCAAGGTGACCCCCAGCCTATTAGTGGGCAGAGCAGTATTCTCAGATGTTGAACTACAACTTCTGAGGTGAGGCAGGTCCAGGAGAGACAAGCTTAACTAACAGCGATGGCTGGCTCACTCCACCCTTTGAGGCAGCCATCCTGCCCTCTTTGCTATCCAGTCATCTCTGTTCAGACAtagctccttctctccctgccagaGTATATGAAGAGAAACAGACTTAATGGGAACCTATATTACTGTGACACGGAGAGCTTCTCCCTGGGCCACAAGGCTGTGTGAGTCAATCCCCTCaccagaggagaggcagagaagaaaaatatttcagagcCATACTCctgttatttataattgttacagcTTACACTTACTAAATGTTTACTCTGTCAGTCACTGTTATAATCACTTAGCACCAACTTAATGCTAACAAAACCATCAAGACTCCCTTCCTTTACATatgaaaaactaaaacacaaagagTAACCTCCCCAGGTTCACAGAACATCAGGATTCTGACTCAAATAATGTGgttccagggatgcctgggtggctcagtcggttgagtctccgacttcagctcgggtcatgatctcacggtttgtgggttcaagacttgcattgggctctgtgctgatggctcagagcctgaagcctgcttcagattctgtgtctccctctccctgccgctccccctgctcgtgcacccctttctctctctgtctctctctctctcaaaaataagtgaccattaaaaaaatttttttttaaataatggggtTCCTGAGCCTGCTCTCTAAATCCCAAAAAACAATTCCAGGACCCGTGTTAAGTGGGgtttttcccccacttttcttTTACATCAACTTTGTAGAAGTATAATTTACTAAcaataaaatgcacccattttaaatgtatgtaattCAAGGGGTTTTGACAAATTGTACACCCCTGTTTAGCTACCATTATAATCAAGATATAGTGAATTCCTATCACCCCGAAGGAGTCTCTGGAACCTCTTCGCAATCAGTATCTCCATCACCTCGattcgtttttattttttcaaacttcaCATATATGGATCATAAATAAGTACATTTTGTGTCtaggcttctttcactaagcagCATATTcatgagattcatccatgctgtctcatgtatcaatactttgttccttttataTGAGGGCACACCACAATTTGCTTATCCGTGTACTTCCTGATGGGCATGTGGTTGCAATGAACATTTGAGTTCACATCTTTGGGTAGACATACGGTGtcatttctcttttgcatttctcAAATCCATGACCTGGTTGCTAGATGGGATGGAAAATGGATGcttaactttgtaagaaaataTCAAATGGTTCTCCAAAATGGCTGTGTCACTTTGCATTCTTATAAGTAATATGAGAGGTATGGCTGCTCTCTATAACCAGCAACACTTGGAATTGCCAGTTGtattaataattttgttattcTAGTGTGTATGTAGTAgaatttcattgtagttttaatttgcatttccctgatggcaaaTGATGATGAGATTCTATGTgtttattgtcctttttttttttttgagatgtgtCTCTTTAAATTGTTAGCCAACTTTTATTGCATTACCTTATTGAATTACAAGAGCTTAAATGATTCTTAACACAAGTCCTCTTTTGAGATATATGCATTGCTACTATTCTTCCCAGCcttggcttgccttttcattttcttaatagtttCTTTCACATAACaacttgtgatttattttcttttatggttagtcCTTTTTGTGTCCCAACAAAGCTTTGCCTACAAGACtgtaaggatttttttctctattttcttgtgGAAATTTTATAGCTTTAGCTTTTGTGTTTAGATCTTTAACAGATGTCAAGTTAACTTTTACACATTATATAGCTCTGAGGTGAGAAGTTCACGCACCCCTGCCATGGAGATATATAGCTATGCCAACGTTATTTGTCAAAAAATGCAATGTCTTCCCCCATCACCTTGGCACCTtggttgaaaatcaattgacctcatataaatatttatatttatatgaggTCTCATATGACCTCATATTTATATGAGGTCTTTTTGGATGCTCTATTGTGTCCCACTGATCTGCATGTCGATCCTTTCACATATTCCATGCTGTCTTCATTTCTGTAACTTTCATGTAGTAATCCTTTTTtagtggcaaaatatacataatatactatTTATCATTTCGGCTACTTacaagtgtacaattcaatggcattaaATTCATTCATAATGATGTGTAACCATCAGCACTATCTATGTCCAAAACTCTTTCATCATCCCCATACAAACTGCGCCATAAAACATaactccccctttcctcctccttccagcccctcaTACCTTCTAGGTTATGTCTCTACGTCTACTTTCCATTATCTACTGATGATTCACGTTTCGTGAGACCACAAAATGTacgatcataacctgagctgaaatcaagagtcggatgcttaaccaactgagccagccaggcgctcccaTGAAAGGGTTATTTTTTAGTGGCATGGCAATGTGAGAAGTACAAAGAGAATGCAAAGATGTTATATAATATGCACCCTGATCCCAAGAAGAGGAAAGAGTTATTTATCAAACAACTTCTCTGTGCAAACCACCGTGCcccaaacattattttatatagtcTTCAGTAATAGCCACCCTGGAGTAAGGTGTAATTGAAGTGGTTATTATAAAGCATATATCAGagatgagaggggaggggaggggaggggaggggaggggagaggagaggagaggagaggagagagaaaagtgcaGGACCTCGAATTCAACTGCAGTGTATGTCTCCTAGCCTCACCAGTTAATAGTTCTGTGACACTGGTCgggttacttaacatctctgaatcTCAGCTCTCTCAGttataaaacaaggaaaataaccTCATATGAATGTCATAATAATTACTTGAGATGACTTTGGAACTCTGTCCAGCACCTGGCAATCACTGTTACCATTAGAGAGGAGTACATTTAAAATCATACACTTAAAATCTTgaataaagttaaagaaattccAATTCATGCCTCCAAATCTttcttttaacaaatgaaaaaaaattacaattcaaATGAAACGAAAGTTTTAGGGTAAGTGAGAATGCATAAATCTCCCCTAAAGTACTATTTATCCTCACATAAATATCCCTCCAATGGTGATAAAATATAGATGTGAAAACAAATTAGAAGGTGGGGAATGACAATGATCATACAAGAGAATGTGGCAGGCATTTTATTTTAGGCCTGCCATCAATCAGAGAGGTAACCATCATTAGGTCATTTAACCACTCAGAGTTCCAATCACTTCATCAAACAGAACAAGTAGTCTATTCTGACTCTATGGATGACCTTAGGAAGGACACAGGATGGCAAAACTCAGCAGACTGAGGCTGTAATGACAgcccctttcaaaaaaaaaaaaaaaaaaaagtaaagactgGGAAGCATTGGCTAAAGGTTGTATCAGATGCTGTCACTtagttgtttaaaaaaacttCAATAGATCTCATTTACCTGTAAAGGAAGGTCCAAATTTCCTGGCCTAGTGTCTTGGTAccttcaggctgctataacaacaATATCATGGACTGGGTGGCTCGAACAAGAAAAAGTTCTCAGAGTTCTGgtggctggaagtccaagatcaagatgccagtaGATTCAGGCCTGGTGGATTCCAGATGGTTTACAGatgccatcttctcactgtgtgccCACCTGGTGGGAAAGACAAAGGCACTCTCTgggtttcttttataaaagcactaatcccattcatataGGCTTCACCCTCATGATTTAattgcctcccaaaggccccaactCCGAACACCTTCGTGCTGTGGATTAAGTTTCCACTTATAAATTTGGAAGGGGCACACTCAATCTATAGTATTCCATCCCTGCCTGTCCCCCAAATTCATGCCCTTtcacatgaaaaatatattatttccacCCCAACAGCACCAGAAGTCTTTATCTTGTTTCAGCATGAACTTTAAAGGCTAAGTCCAAAGTCTCATCTAAGTATCATCTAAATCAGATAGGAGTGAGACTCAATGTAAGATCCATCCTGAGGCAAATTCCTCTCTAGCTGTGAGCCTATGCAACCAAATGTGTTATGACACCAACCTTCCAAAATACGGTGTTGTGACAGGCATCAGATAGACATTCCCATTCCAGAAGGGATAAATAAGGGGGGAAAAGGTCAGGTTCCAAGTAAGTCCAAAACCTAACAGGACAAACAGACCTTAAGGCTCAAGAGTAACCCCCTTTGGCTGGATGCTCTGGCTTCCAACCACACGTGGCTCAGCAGGAAGGCCCCACAGGAACTCTCCGCCTGAGCTCTGCCCCTGCAGCAGCTCTCTGCCTGGGCCCTTTGACTCTTCCAGGCTGGAGTCCCATGCCTGTGGCTCTGCTGGGGTGGGGCCCCAAGCCCGTGCTCTGTCACATGGCAGATTCTGAAACCTCAGTGGGGGTGGTCACGCTCCCACGGCTCAGCTGGTTGCAGCCCATGCGGTGGTGCCCACCTCTGAGACACTGGGAGGGGGCATTCTGGCTTGGCTTGAACCAGAGAGATGGTCCTAGCCTTTGAAATCATTCTTCTTCCAGGGCTCTTACACTGTCAGCCCCTGGTAGGAGTGGCAGCCCCTGAAGCTCTCAGAATCACCTTTGGTGTCATTCTTCCATTGCTTGGAGAATAGgttctggctattgttgagatgGCTGATCTATACTGATTTCCTTATCAAACAAGTCACGGCCATACTCttagtgttctcattttttttgcaGAATGGACAGACTTGGtcctgctttctttttgcttaacaattccatttttaagtaatgtctctCTTCTCATATTTTACCATTAGCTAGCTATCTGAAGGACTCAAGCTTCACTTTCAACACCTCTTAGGAATAGCttagctaggggtgcctggatggctcagttggttaagcatctgactcttggttttggctcaggtcatgatctcatagttcatgggttcgagccccatatcaggctcacagagcctgcctgtgattctctctgcccctcccccacttgtgttctctgtgtctttctcaaaaaagaaagaaaaacttaaaaaaaatagcttcagCTAAATTTCATTATTACATATTTATCattcattattaataatattcattatttactACATGAAATTCCATCATTTCCTTCACCATTGTAAGTTCTACCTCCCACAAAACATTAGGACACAAACAATTCAGCCATGTTCTTTGCAACTTTATAGCCAAGATCACCTTTCTTCCGGTTTCCAACAACATATTTCTCATTTCTGACACCTCATCAGGATGACCTTTATTGTCCATATTTCCAAGAACATCTCATTCAGGATTACGTAGGTATTCTCTAAGAAGACTAAGGCTTTATCTAcagctctcctttttttcttcctgggctCTCACCAGAATTGCCCTTAATGGTTCATTCATAGCAATATAAGTTTTTTCTAGTATGTAGAACTCAAAACTCCTCCAGCCTCCAAACATTACCCATTTCCAAATATACTTCCACACTTTTAgacatttgttacagcagcactcCCATTTCCTGGCATCAATTTctatcttagtccatttgggctgctataccAAAGAcagagtggcttaaacaacaaaaatgtattattcataGTTTTGAAAGCTGGGAAGACCAAGATCAAGGTACTGGTAGATTCAGAGTCTGGTGAGAACCTGTTTCCTGGTTCATAGCTGGTAGTCTCACTGTGTCCGTACATGGAGCGAAGGGCACGGGAGCTCTTTGGGGTTCCCTTTTATAAAAGCACTAATTCCATTTACAAGGGCCCCATCCCCGAACTAATACCGCTCCCAAACATTCTACCTttaaataccatcacactggagaTTAGGTTTCAACGTAGAAGTTtgaagggacacaaacattcaactTATAGCAGCTAGCATACCACCCAACAATATCTGTTTATCATCTGCCTTCACACTATGCTGCATCATAGCCTTGTTTTTCTACCCACTGCCTCTTCTATCTGCATTTTGACTCCTATCTTACTTCATCTTACCTTTTTGCCCGAGGAATTCCTGTCCACCCATCAAGACATTGATCAAACATTCCTCAATGAAGCAATTTCCTGGCCCTCAGAATTAGGTCATGACTTCTACATTcccataaagcacttagcacctATTTCTATAATAGCATTTGCTAAACTGTATTACTGTCTATTTATATCTTGGTATACCTATAATTGTGAGCACCTTATAGACAACACCCACATCCAATTAGTTTTCATCTCCAGTATCTAATTCACCTAGCAGGTGAACAGTAAATCATTATAAAACTGAATATATGAATGCCgagaagattattttaaatttcttagaaGCTTTATAATATTAAGTACGGGAAGAATATTTCAGACAATCTTAACCAAATTCCCCTTTTCGATATTTGAGGTAATAGTGATAAATAGTGATAAAACCAGTGAGTCGATGGTAAAGACAATGTTAGTACTGGTATTTGTTTTCTAACTCTTTGTGTAGATGTTGTGTCCTCCCTACTGTCTTAAGGCAGAGGCgaaaaataatttgggaatacaagaagaaaagaacatccaAGGTGATTATTCCATTAATGTTTTCTATACCCCTTGGTTTTATAGATTGTATTTTTCTTGCCTTCGGATGTTACTCAAGAGAGTGAACTCTCTGTCCCTGAAGAAAATACTGCAGTACAATTTGAGCTTCAAGAACAGTCCTCCACTGCTGATTCAACAACAAACATACAACCTGTTTTCATTGGAGGCTATACTTTCTTCAAGTTAAGAGTCACAAGAAATCCTTTAGCCTTCAGACATTCAAGGAGGAGAAGCAGTAAAACTTACTACACATCTTCTGTGTCTATGCTAGATGAACAACAGAAAAGTATTTCTCCACCTTCACAAGTTTATGAGGaaagacctaagctgaaacctTTGCTTCCCACATTGCTGGAAAGGTCCACAGAAAAGATCCCATATGCCAAACAGCTGAAAGATGAAGACCTAAAATCTGCTATTGCACAACGCCCAGAAAATCAAACCCAACTTCTGCAGTCCCGCGCTTTGCCACTCCAAGTTTTCCCATCCAGTTACATAAAAAAACTCCAAATGTTACCACCCCAGGCTCTGCCAGTCCTGGCATCTCAAGCCCCAACATACCATGACACACAGTCTCAAGGCCTGACATCAGAAGACATGCCATACCAAGACATATCATCCCAAGAATCACAATACCAGAGCATACCATCCCAAGATACACAAGCCCTAGACATGCCATATCAATATGCCCCATCCCAAAACACACCCTCCCAGAACACATTAGCCCAAGACATGCcatctaaaaatatattatccCAAGACATGATATCCCAAAAGCCGCCATCTGAAGGCATACTTTACCAAGATCTGCACTCCCAACTACAAGCTCTGCCAGCACAATCCATGCTACTTGCAGCCCCAGCATTTCATGCAGCCCAGTCCTCTAATATACAACGCCTAGATCAGCAAGCCCTAGATCTTCAACATCGAAACCAGCAACTTGCACGTGTATCATACCAAGACATGCAATCAGAAGTCATGTTACTGACCCAAGAATGGAAATCTCAGGAGGAATTCCAGAGCAGGAAATCCAAAAAGTGGCAATCCCTAGACTGGCAAAATGAAAACCTGCAATCCCGAAAGTCACATGATTTATACAGGCAAAACAAAGGCTGGCAAACTCCAAAACAGAAATCCCAGGACTTGCAAATGCAAGGCCAGCAATCCCCAAGAAAGAAATCCCTAGACCAGCACATCAAGGACTGGCTATTCCCAAAGAGGCACTCCGTAGAGAAGCAAACCCAAGTTAAGCAAACCAGACAGAAGTCCTCAGATCAGCGAACTAAAGACCAGCTGCTGGTCTTAGAGGAACAATCCCTAAGGCAGCGATCCCCAAGTGGACAACGTAAATATCAAGAGGACAAAGAGGAAAAATCCCCAA is from Neofelis nebulosa isolate mNeoNeb1 chromosome 10, mNeoNeb1.pri, whole genome shotgun sequence and encodes:
- the LOC131487939 gene encoding membrane-spanning 4-domains subfamily A member 14-like isoform X1 — protein: MESSPEDQRSSHITIQPNETVLTALPYEPQSSLLDFLKGEPKVLGALQILLALIIAGVGSIFAFNYFHFSQRFPLVFLTGYPFWGAFIFVITGYITGINEKKKCMGQGVTAMNVISSLVAVAGITLTIISYRYQHKYCQMPSLEGICVIGRNLFNGILSVLLVISIVELGISVTISSFRSKCWTTSDEIVFFLPSDVTQESELSVPEENTAVQFELQEQSSTADSTTNIQPVFIGGYTFFKLRVTRNPLAFRHSRRRSSKTYYTSSVSMLDEQQKSISPPSQVYEERPKLKPLLPTLLERSTEKIPYAKQLKDEDLKSAIAQRPENQTQLLQSRALPLQVFPSSYIKKLQMLPPQALPVLASQAPTYHDTQSQGLTSEDMPYQDISSQESQYQSIPSQDTQALDMPYQYAPSQNTPSQNTLAQDMPSKNILSQDMISQKPPSEGILYQDLHSQLQALPAQSMLLAAPAFHAAQSSNIQRLDQQALDLQHRNQQLARVSYQDMQSEVMLLTQEWKSQEEFQSRKSKKWQSLDWQNENLQSRKSHDLYRQNKGWQTPKQKSQDLQMQGQQSPRKKSLDQHIKDWLFPKRHSVEKQTQVKQTRQKSSDQRTKDQLLVLEEQSLRQRSPSGQRKYQEDKEEKSPKEQPKDRQDKAQQTDMEKSPKKQTQQEHTKDLQVREEKSPKEQPKDRQDKAQQTDMETSPKKQPQYEEVENLQAQEEKSLKQLHQNWQSQIQEYQAWQSSSQQFQDRRIQGWRNKEWKAQELALEMPHSLRWESQAWQTQDLLEKEFLKQKALYQEAQNVHVITRRQQLQSIPFNDSQYQDEEQDLKSTDIQKEGMRTETVQIRDNKPESTKYQNLHNQQSEDKNPDCCFSCQSSVQDTNLAYLSDINSEQDVRKNISICSASYQDDMTLTSTSCSPKDQQQSEDSD
- the LOC131487939 gene encoding membrane-spanning 4-domains subfamily A member 14-like isoform X2; its protein translation is MYGTRCHSHECHQFLGCSGWDYSNHYQLQGILSVLLVISIVELGISVTISSFRSKCWTTSDEIVFFLPSDVTQESELSVPEENTAVQFELQEQSSTADSTTNIQPVFIGGYTFFKLRVTRNPLAFRHSRRRSSKTYYTSSVSMLDEQQKSISPPSQVYEERPKLKPLLPTLLERSTEKIPYAKQLKDEDLKSAIAQRPENQTQLLQSRALPLQVFPSSYIKKLQMLPPQALPVLASQAPTYHDTQSQGLTSEDMPYQDISSQESQYQSIPSQDTQALDMPYQYAPSQNTPSQNTLAQDMPSKNILSQDMISQKPPSEGILYQDLHSQLQALPAQSMLLAAPAFHAAQSSNIQRLDQQALDLQHRNQQLARVSYQDMQSEVMLLTQEWKSQEEFQSRKSKKWQSLDWQNENLQSRKSHDLYRQNKGWQTPKQKSQDLQMQGQQSPRKKSLDQHIKDWLFPKRHSVEKQTQVKQTRQKSSDQRTKDQLLVLEEQSLRQRSPSGQRKYQEDKEEKSPKEQPKDRQDKAQQTDMEKSPKKQTQQEHTKDLQVREEKSPKEQPKDRQDKAQQTDMETSPKKQPQYEEVENLQAQEEKSLKQLHQNWQSQIQEYQAWQSSSQQFQDRRIQGWRNKEWKAQELALEMPHSLRWESQAWQTQDLLEKEFLKQKALYQEAQNVHVITRRQQLQSIPFNDSQYQDEEQDLKSTDIQKEGMRTETVQIRDNKPESTKYQNLHNQQSEDKNPDCCFSCQSSVQDTNLAYLSDINSEQDVRKNISICSASYQDDMTLTSTSCSPKDQQQSEDSD